TTGAATACATCAAAGGAGAACTTGCCGAAGCGGCACCGGCTTTTGCGGTGGTAGATTGTAATGGGGTAGGGTATGGCATTAATATATCGCTTAATACCTATTCTGCCATACAAGGGAAGAAAGAGGTGAAACTGTTTATTTACGAGGCAATCCGCGAAGATGCGTATGTGCTTTACGGTTTTTCAACGAAGCAGGAGCGCGAACTTTTTCTTTTGCTTATCAGCGTGCCGGGTATCGGGGGCAATACCGCACGCATGATTCTTTCGGCGCTTTCTCCTCGCGAATTATGCAACGTCATCAGTACGGGCAACGATAAATTGCTGAAAACGGTAAAAGGTATCGGATTGAAAACCGCCCAGCGCATCATCGTAGACTTGAAAGACAAGATTGCTTCGACGGGCATTGAAGAAGAGGCAAGTACGGTATCTTCTCTTTCGCATACCGTCAACACCGAAATCTACGAAGAAGCCGTGGCGGCTCTTGTCATGTTGGGATTCGCACAGGCTCCTTCGCAAAAAGCGGTGGCAAGCATCCTGAAAGCCGAACCCGATGCAGCCGTTGAGCGGGTGATTAAGCTGGCTTTGAAGATGCTGTAAGGCATTTCAACTCTTAATTTTTATTTTTTAATTATTCTCTGTATACTGTCGTGTCCAATTTATTTCTACTTTTGCGCAAACATTTTAAAGAACGGAAATATGATTGCTACACTTTTATTTATGGGAATCGGAATGCAGGAACTGATTGTCATTGTGCTGATTGTCTTGCTGTTGTTCGGCGGGAAGAAGATTCCCGAACTGATGAAAGGGCTGGGCAAAGGCGTGAAGAATTTCAAGGACGGCGTGAACGGGATAGAAGAAGACCTGAAAGCCGGCACGAAGGAAGAAGAAAACAAGCCGACCCAAGCGAAATAATTAATTAAGGAGAAACGAGGCTCGTGGAATCCAACGCATCGAACATGACTTTTTGGGATCACGTGGATGAACTGCGTAAAGTGCTTTTCCGCATCATCGGCGTGGTGGTGGCGTT
The Phocaeicola salanitronis DSM 18170 genome window above contains:
- the ruvA gene encoding Holliday junction branch migration protein RuvA, yielding MIEYIKGELAEAAPAFAVVDCNGVGYGINISLNTYSAIQGKKEVKLFIYEAIREDAYVLYGFSTKQERELFLLLISVPGIGGNTARMILSALSPRELCNVISTGNDKLLKTVKGIGLKTAQRIIVDLKDKIASTGIEEEASTVSSLSHTVNTEIYEEAVAALVMLGFAQAPSQKAVASILKAEPDAAVERVIKLALKML
- a CDS encoding Sec-independent protein translocase subunit TatA/TatB, translated to MIATLLFMGIGMQELIVIVLIVLLLFGGKKIPELMKGLGKGVKNFKDGVNGIEEDLKAGTKEEENKPTQAK